A stretch of the Vanacampus margaritifer isolate UIUO_Vmar chromosome 6, RoL_Vmar_1.0, whole genome shotgun sequence genome encodes the following:
- the LOC144054150 gene encoding protein arginine N-methyltransferase 8-B isoform X1, with the protein MGIKHSSRCMLLRRKMADSESIEQPQPVRIISSQSAQPTSLPKPVPSIQPIPRPLLPPHTPRAANLTSCPGRGKMGKLCNPEEMTSKDYYFDSYAHFGIHEEMLKDEVRTLTYRNSMYHNKHVFKDKIVLDVGSGTGILSMFAAKAGAKHVYGIECSSISEYSERIIKSNHLDSVITIINGKVEEVELPVEEVDIIISEWMGYCLFYESMLNTVIFARDKWLKPGGLMFPDRASLYVLAIEDRQYKDFKIHWWENVYGFDMTCIRNVAMKEPLVDIVDPKQVVTNSCLVKEVDIYTVKTEDLSFTSAFCLQIQRNDYIHALVTYFNIEFTKCHKKTGFSTAPNAAYTHWKQTVFYLEDYLTVRRGEEITGSIAMEPNDKNIRDLDFTFELDFKGQLCEAAIAHDYKMR; encoded by the exons ATGGGAATTAAGCACTCGTCCCGTTGCATGCTCCTCAGGAGAAAAATGGCGGATTCTGAGAGCATTGAG CAGCCACAGCCGGTGCGCATCATTTCATCGCAGTCGGCTCAGCCAACCTCTTTGCCAAAGCCTGTGCCTTCCATCCAGCCCATCCCAAGACCACTTCTCCCACCACACACACCACGTGCTGCCAACCTTACCAGCTGCCCTGGACGGGGCAAGATGGGAAAGCTGTGTAATCCTGAGGAGATGACCTCAAAAGACTATTACTTTGACTCTTACGCCCATTTTGGTATCCATGAG GAGATGCtgaaggatgaagtgagaacgCTCACCTACCGCAATTCCATGTACCACAACAAGCATGTGTTCAAGGACAAAATAGTCCTGGATGTCGGAAGCGGAACTGGGATCTTATCCATGTTTGCCGCCAAAGCAGGAGCAAAGCACGTGTATGGG ATTGAATGTTCCAGTATTTCAGAATACTCAGAAAGGATCATCAAGTCCAACCACCTTGACAGCG tgATCACCATCATCAATGGAAAAGTGGAAGAGGTGGAGCTGCCTGTGGAGGAAGTTGACATCATTATATCCGAGTGGATGGGCTATTGTCTCTTCTATGAATCTATGCTGAACACCGTCATCTTTGCCAGGGACAAGTGGCTG AAACCAGGTGGACTCATGTTTCCCGATCGTGCCTCTTTGTATGTGTTGGCCATCGAGGACAGGCAGTATAAAGACTTCAAAATCCATT GGTGGGAGAATGTGTATGGCTTCGACATGACTTGCATCCGCAATGTGGCAATGAAGGAGCCTCTGGTTGACATAGTGGACCCCAAGCAGGTGGTGACCAACTCCTGCCTGGTCAAG GAAGTGGACATCTACACAGTGAAGACTGAAGACCTCTCCTTCACATCAGCATTCTGCCTGCAGATCCAGAGAAACGACTACATTCATGCACTGGTCACCTATTTCAACATCGAATTCaccaaatgtcacaaaaagacTGGTTTCTCCACTG CTCCTAATGCTGCATACACCCACTGGAAGCAGACCGTGTTCTACCTGGAGGACTACTTGACTGTGCGAAGAGGAGAGGAAATCACTGGCAGCATTGCAATGGAACCAAACGACAAAAATATT CGGGACTTGGACTTCACCTTTGAGCTGGATTTCAAAGGACAACTGTGCGAGGCAGCTATAGCCCACGACTACAAGATGCGTTAG
- the LOC144054150 gene encoding protein arginine N-methyltransferase 8-B isoform X2, with protein MGIKHSSRCMLLRRKMADSESIEPQPVRIISSQSAQPTSLPKPVPSIQPIPRPLLPPHTPRAANLTSCPGRGKMGKLCNPEEMTSKDYYFDSYAHFGIHEEMLKDEVRTLTYRNSMYHNKHVFKDKIVLDVGSGTGILSMFAAKAGAKHVYGIECSSISEYSERIIKSNHLDSVITIINGKVEEVELPVEEVDIIISEWMGYCLFYESMLNTVIFARDKWLKPGGLMFPDRASLYVLAIEDRQYKDFKIHWWENVYGFDMTCIRNVAMKEPLVDIVDPKQVVTNSCLVKEVDIYTVKTEDLSFTSAFCLQIQRNDYIHALVTYFNIEFTKCHKKTGFSTAPNAAYTHWKQTVFYLEDYLTVRRGEEITGSIAMEPNDKNIRDLDFTFELDFKGQLCEAAIAHDYKMR; from the exons ATGGGAATTAAGCACTCGTCCCGTTGCATGCTCCTCAGGAGAAAAATGGCGGATTCTGAGAGCATTGAG CCACAGCCGGTGCGCATCATTTCATCGCAGTCGGCTCAGCCAACCTCTTTGCCAAAGCCTGTGCCTTCCATCCAGCCCATCCCAAGACCACTTCTCCCACCACACACACCACGTGCTGCCAACCTTACCAGCTGCCCTGGACGGGGCAAGATGGGAAAGCTGTGTAATCCTGAGGAGATGACCTCAAAAGACTATTACTTTGACTCTTACGCCCATTTTGGTATCCATGAG GAGATGCtgaaggatgaagtgagaacgCTCACCTACCGCAATTCCATGTACCACAACAAGCATGTGTTCAAGGACAAAATAGTCCTGGATGTCGGAAGCGGAACTGGGATCTTATCCATGTTTGCCGCCAAAGCAGGAGCAAAGCACGTGTATGGG ATTGAATGTTCCAGTATTTCAGAATACTCAGAAAGGATCATCAAGTCCAACCACCTTGACAGCG tgATCACCATCATCAATGGAAAAGTGGAAGAGGTGGAGCTGCCTGTGGAGGAAGTTGACATCATTATATCCGAGTGGATGGGCTATTGTCTCTTCTATGAATCTATGCTGAACACCGTCATCTTTGCCAGGGACAAGTGGCTG AAACCAGGTGGACTCATGTTTCCCGATCGTGCCTCTTTGTATGTGTTGGCCATCGAGGACAGGCAGTATAAAGACTTCAAAATCCATT GGTGGGAGAATGTGTATGGCTTCGACATGACTTGCATCCGCAATGTGGCAATGAAGGAGCCTCTGGTTGACATAGTGGACCCCAAGCAGGTGGTGACCAACTCCTGCCTGGTCAAG GAAGTGGACATCTACACAGTGAAGACTGAAGACCTCTCCTTCACATCAGCATTCTGCCTGCAGATCCAGAGAAACGACTACATTCATGCACTGGTCACCTATTTCAACATCGAATTCaccaaatgtcacaaaaagacTGGTTTCTCCACTG CTCCTAATGCTGCATACACCCACTGGAAGCAGACCGTGTTCTACCTGGAGGACTACTTGACTGTGCGAAGAGGAGAGGAAATCACTGGCAGCATTGCAATGGAACCAAACGACAAAAATATT CGGGACTTGGACTTCACCTTTGAGCTGGATTTCAAAGGACAACTGTGCGAGGCAGCTATAGCCCACGACTACAAGATGCGTTAG